Proteins found in one Salvelinus alpinus chromosome 11, SLU_Salpinus.1, whole genome shotgun sequence genomic segment:
- the LOC139533976 gene encoding probable polypeptide N-acetylgalactosaminyltransferase 8 isoform X2 produces MMRLGWVRGLAPLLAMAAGILYITSIKREVHSHGERLQRAHQNDSSRGQDMLKRLEKMEAHIEKLLKTINDGRSLKEGQAVKAPEVKERKVVKKVYPNSALFTSWGDELSEEEQKEAEGLFQMYGYNAFLSDRLPLNREISDTRDPKCAKHQYPHDLPTISVVLIYLDEALSIIKRAVRSIIDKTPQRLLKDIILVDDHSSNEDLKEKLDAYISFIHEERPGLVKRVRHSEQLGLTQARLSGWREATGDVVAILDAHIEVHVEWAEPLLARIKEDRTLVLTPVFDKVHFDDLTVTRYGPAADAFDWALWCMYESFRPEWYALKDESQPGKSPSIMGILVVDRLFFGEIGALDGGMKIYGGENVELGIRVWLCGGSVEVIPCSKIAHIERAHKPYLPDLSITMKRNALRVAEVWMDDYKHNVNIAWNIPLKDHGIDIGDVSERKKLRKRLNCKPFQWYLDNVYPMLEPLGDFLGYGVLVNDLKMDLCIDQGPVPGNTPILYRCHYFRPQICYYRASGEIYIGGIKSHKYNSNRCLVDTGTQTPGLYECKVAKPKGFHMLWDFQQGKAIQNRQTKRCLEIAPGEDTYYQLIIQECSGQHWNIQNLIKDF; encoded by the exons ATGATGAGGCTAGGCTGGGTTCGAGGGCTGGCCCCTTTGCTGGCCATGGCTGCTGGAATACTCTACATCACATCCATTAAGCGGGAGGTTCATTCTCATGGGGAGAGACTGCAGAGGGCCCATCAGAATGACTCGTCCAGGGGCCAGGACATGCTCAAGAGGCTGGAGAAGATGGAGGCTCACATCGAGAAGCTGT TGAAGACAATCAACGACGGGCGCAGTCTGAAAGAGGGGCAGGCTGTGAAGGCTCCCGAGGTCAAGGAGAGGAAGGTGGTGAAGAAAGTGTACCCCAACTCAGCTCTGTTTACAAGCTGGGGTGATGAGCTCTCAGAGGAGGAGCAGAAAGAAGCAGAGGGGCTGTTTCAGATGTATGGATACAATGCCTTCCTGAGTGACAGACTACCCCTGAACAGGGAAATCTCTGATACTCGCGATCCTAA ATGTGCTAAGCACCAGTATCCCCATGACCTGCCCACCATCAGCGTGGTGTTGATCTACTTGGACGAGGCCCTGTCAATCATCAAGAGAGCCGTCCGCAGCATCATAGACAAGACCCCCCAACGCCTGCTCAAAGACATCATACTGGTGGATGACCACAGCTCCAATG AGGATCTAAAGGAGAAGTTGGATGCCTACATCAGCTTCATCCATGAAGAGCGTCCCGGCCTGGTGAAGAGAGTGAGACACTCAGAGCAGCTCGGTCTCACACAGGCCCGCCTCTCAGGGTGGAGGGAAGCTACAGGAGATGTGGTGGCCATCTTGGATGCCCACATAGAGGTCCATGTGGAATG GGCTGAGCCTCTGTTAGCTCGGATAAAGGAGGACCGCACGTTGGTGTTGACACCGGTGTTTGACAAAGTCCATTTCGATGACTTGACAGTCACACGTTATGGGCCTGCTGCAGATGCCTTTGACTGGGCCCTGTGGTGTATGTATGAGTCCTTCAGACCTGAGTGGTATGCCTTGAAAGACGAGTCACAGCCAGGAAA GAGCCCCTCCATTATGGGCATACTAGTGGTTGATCGCCTGTTCTTTGGAGAAATTGGTGCTCTGGATGGTGGTATGAAGATCTATGGAGGTGAAAATGTTGAACTGGGTATCCGG GTGTGGCTTTGTGGTGGAAGTGTCGAGGTCATACCTTGTTCTAAAATAGCCCACATCGAGAGGGCCCATAAACCCTATCTCCCCGACCTGAGCATTACAATGAAGAGGAATGctctgagagtggctgaggtctGGATGGATGACTACAAACATAATGTCAACATTGCCTGGAACATCCCACTGAAG GATCATGGCATAGACATTGGGGATgtttcagagaggaagaagttGAGAAAGAGGCTGAACTGCAAACCATTCCAGTGGTATCTGGATAACGTGTATCCCATGTTAGAGCCCCTGGGTGACTTCCTTGGTTATGGAGTT CTGGTCAATGATCTGAAGATGGATCTCTGTATAGATCAAGGCCCAGTTCCAGGGAACACACCTATTTTATATAGATGCCATTATTTTCGTCCACAG ATCTGTTATTATCGAGCCAGTGGGGAGATCTACATTGGAGGCATCAAGTCTCACAAGTACAACAGTAATCGCTGTCTGGTGGACACTGGCACTCAAACCCCAGGACTGTATGAGTGCAAGGTGGCCAAGCCGAAGGGATTCCACATGCTCTGGGACTTCCAACAG ggaaaagccatccagaacagacagacaaagagatgtCTGGAGATTGCCCCAGGGGAGGACACTTACTACCAGCTCATCATTCAGGAGTGCAGTGGGCAGCACTGGAACATACAGAATCTGATTAAAGACTTCTGA
- the LOC139533976 gene encoding probable polypeptide N-acetylgalactosaminyltransferase 8 isoform X1, which translates to MMRLGWVRGLAPLLAMAAGILYITSIKREVHSHGERLQRAHQNDSSRGQDMLKRLEKMEAHIEKLLKTINDGRSLKEGQAVKAPEVKERKVVKKVYPNSALFTSWGDELSEEEQKEAEGLFQMYGYNAFLSDRLPLNREISDTRDPKCAKHQYPHDLPTISVVLIYLDEALSIIKRAVRSIIDKTPQRLLKDIILVDDHSSNGTTDLQVSAFTEDLKEKLDAYISFIHEERPGLVKRVRHSEQLGLTQARLSGWREATGDVVAILDAHIEVHVEWAEPLLARIKEDRTLVLTPVFDKVHFDDLTVTRYGPAADAFDWALWCMYESFRPEWYALKDESQPGKSPSIMGILVVDRLFFGEIGALDGGMKIYGGENVELGIRVWLCGGSVEVIPCSKIAHIERAHKPYLPDLSITMKRNALRVAEVWMDDYKHNVNIAWNIPLKDHGIDIGDVSERKKLRKRLNCKPFQWYLDNVYPMLEPLGDFLGYGVLVNDLKMDLCIDQGPVPGNTPILYRCHYFRPQICYYRASGEIYIGGIKSHKYNSNRCLVDTGTQTPGLYECKVAKPKGFHMLWDFQQGKAIQNRQTKRCLEIAPGEDTYYQLIIQECSGQHWNIQNLIKDF; encoded by the exons ATGATGAGGCTAGGCTGGGTTCGAGGGCTGGCCCCTTTGCTGGCCATGGCTGCTGGAATACTCTACATCACATCCATTAAGCGGGAGGTTCATTCTCATGGGGAGAGACTGCAGAGGGCCCATCAGAATGACTCGTCCAGGGGCCAGGACATGCTCAAGAGGCTGGAGAAGATGGAGGCTCACATCGAGAAGCTGT TGAAGACAATCAACGACGGGCGCAGTCTGAAAGAGGGGCAGGCTGTGAAGGCTCCCGAGGTCAAGGAGAGGAAGGTGGTGAAGAAAGTGTACCCCAACTCAGCTCTGTTTACAAGCTGGGGTGATGAGCTCTCAGAGGAGGAGCAGAAAGAAGCAGAGGGGCTGTTTCAGATGTATGGATACAATGCCTTCCTGAGTGACAGACTACCCCTGAACAGGGAAATCTCTGATACTCGCGATCCTAA ATGTGCTAAGCACCAGTATCCCCATGACCTGCCCACCATCAGCGTGGTGTTGATCTACTTGGACGAGGCCCTGTCAATCATCAAGAGAGCCGTCCGCAGCATCATAGACAAGACCCCCCAACGCCTGCTCAAAGACATCATACTGGTGGATGACCACAGCTCCAATG GTACCACTGATTTGCAAGTGTCTGCTTTCACAGAGGATCTAAAGGAGAAGTTGGATGCCTACATCAGCTTCATCCATGAAGAGCGTCCCGGCCTGGTGAAGAGAGTGAGACACTCAGAGCAGCTCGGTCTCACACAGGCCCGCCTCTCAGGGTGGAGGGAAGCTACAGGAGATGTGGTGGCCATCTTGGATGCCCACATAGAGGTCCATGTGGAATG GGCTGAGCCTCTGTTAGCTCGGATAAAGGAGGACCGCACGTTGGTGTTGACACCGGTGTTTGACAAAGTCCATTTCGATGACTTGACAGTCACACGTTATGGGCCTGCTGCAGATGCCTTTGACTGGGCCCTGTGGTGTATGTATGAGTCCTTCAGACCTGAGTGGTATGCCTTGAAAGACGAGTCACAGCCAGGAAA GAGCCCCTCCATTATGGGCATACTAGTGGTTGATCGCCTGTTCTTTGGAGAAATTGGTGCTCTGGATGGTGGTATGAAGATCTATGGAGGTGAAAATGTTGAACTGGGTATCCGG GTGTGGCTTTGTGGTGGAAGTGTCGAGGTCATACCTTGTTCTAAAATAGCCCACATCGAGAGGGCCCATAAACCCTATCTCCCCGACCTGAGCATTACAATGAAGAGGAATGctctgagagtggctgaggtctGGATGGATGACTACAAACATAATGTCAACATTGCCTGGAACATCCCACTGAAG GATCATGGCATAGACATTGGGGATgtttcagagaggaagaagttGAGAAAGAGGCTGAACTGCAAACCATTCCAGTGGTATCTGGATAACGTGTATCCCATGTTAGAGCCCCTGGGTGACTTCCTTGGTTATGGAGTT CTGGTCAATGATCTGAAGATGGATCTCTGTATAGATCAAGGCCCAGTTCCAGGGAACACACCTATTTTATATAGATGCCATTATTTTCGTCCACAG ATCTGTTATTATCGAGCCAGTGGGGAGATCTACATTGGAGGCATCAAGTCTCACAAGTACAACAGTAATCGCTGTCTGGTGGACACTGGCACTCAAACCCCAGGACTGTATGAGTGCAAGGTGGCCAAGCCGAAGGGATTCCACATGCTCTGGGACTTCCAACAG ggaaaagccatccagaacagacagacaaagagatgtCTGGAGATTGCCCCAGGGGAGGACACTTACTACCAGCTCATCATTCAGGAGTGCAGTGGGCAGCACTGGAACATACAGAATCTGATTAAAGACTTCTGA
- the LOC139533297 gene encoding probable polypeptide N-acetylgalactosaminyltransferase 8, producing MAGTEQIEWCANHQYPHDLPTISVVLIYLDEALSIIKRAVRSIIDKTPQRLLKDIILVDDHSSNEDLKEKLDAYISFIHEERPGLVKRVRHSEQLGLTQARLSGWREATGDVVAILDAHIEVHVEWAEPLLARIKEDRTLVLTPVFDKVHFDDLTVTRYGPAADAFDWALWCMYESFRPEWYALKDESQPGKSPSIMGILVVDRLFFGEIGALDGGMKIYGGENVELGIRVWLCGGSVEVIPCSKIAHIERAHKPYLPDLSITMKRNALRVAEVWMDDYKHNVNIAWNIPLKDHGIDIGDVSERKKLRKRLNCKPFQWYLDNVYPMLEPLGDLLGYGVLVNDQKTSLCIDQGPVPGNTPILYRCHYYGPQICYYRASGEIYIGGIMSHKYNSNRCLVDTGTQTPGLYECKVAKPKGFHMLWDFQQGKAIQNRQTKRCLEIAPGENTPYQLIIQECSGQHWNIQNLIKDF from the exons atggctggaacggagcaaatagaATG GTGTGCTAATCACCAGTATCCCCATGACCTGCCCACCATCAGCGTGGTGTTGATCTACTTGGACGAGGCCCTGTCAATCATCAAGAGAGCCGTCCGCAGCATCATAGACAAGACCCCCCAACGCCTGCTCAAAGACATCATACTGGTGGATGACCACAGCTCCAATG AGGATCTAAAGGAGAAGTTGGATGCCTACATCAGCTTCATCCATGAAGAGCGTCCCGGCCTGGTGAAGAGAGTGAGACACTCAGAGCAGCTCGGTCTCACACAGGCCCGCCTCTCAGGGTGGAGGGAAGCTACAGGAGATGTGGTGGCCATCTTGGATGCCCACATAGAGGTCCATGTGGAATG GGCGGAGCCTCTGTTAGCTCGCATAAAGGAGGACCGCACGTTGGTGTTGACACCAGTGTTTGACAAAGTCCATTTCGATGACTTGACCGTCACACGCTATGGGCCTGCTGCAGATGCCTTTGACTGGGCCCTGTGGTGTATGTATGAGTCCTTCAGACCTGAGTGGTATGCCTTGAAAGACGAGTCACAGCCAGGAAA GAGCCCCTCCATTATGGGCATACTAGTGGTTGATCGCCTGTTCTTTGGAGAAATTGGTGCTCTGGATGGTGGTATGAAGATCTATGGAGGTGAAAATGTTGAACTGGGCATCCGG GTGTGGCTTTGTGGTGGAAGTGTCGAGGTCATACCTTGTTCTAAAATAGCCCACATCGAGAGGGCCCATAAACCCTATCTCCCCGACCTGAGCATTACAATGAAGAGGAATGctctgagagtggctgaggtctGGATGGATGACTACAAACATAATGTCAACATTGCCTGGAACATCCCACTGAAG GATCATGGCATAGACATTGGGGATgtttcagagaggaagaagttGAGAAAGAGGCTGAACTGCAAACCCTTCCAGTGGTATCTGGATAACGTGTATCCCATGTTAGAGCCCCTGGGTGACTTGCTTGGTTATGGAGTT CTGGTCAATGACCAGAAGACGAGTCTCTGTATAGATCAAGGCCCAGTTCCGGGGAACACACCTATTTTATATAGATGCCATTATTATGGTCCACAG ATCTGTTATTATCGAGCCAGTGGGGAGATCTACATTGGAGGCATCATGTCTCACAAGTACAACAGTAATCGCTGTCTGGTGGACACTGGCACTCAAACCCCAGGACTGTATGAGTGCAAGGTGGCCAAGCCGAAGGGATTCCACATGCTCTGGGACTTCCAACAG ggaaaagccatccagaacagacagacaaagagatgtCTGGAGATTGCCCCAGGGGAGAACACTCCCTACCAGCTCATCATTCAGGAGTGCAGTGGGCAGCACTGGAACATACAGAATCTGATTAAAGACTTCTGA
- the LOC139533978 gene encoding mitogen-activated protein kinase 12-like, with amino-acid sequence MSVRTRTGFYRQEVNKTAWEVPERYRELKQVGTGAYGTVCSAQDRRTGVRVAIKKLHRPFQSKLFAKRAYRELRLLKHMKHENVIGLLDVFTSEISLDRFHDFYLVMPFMGTDLGKLMKMERLSQDRVQFLVYQILKGLKYIHSAGIIHRDLKPGNLSVNEDCELKVLHIRIATRPVISTVLSLFSLTLSRFN; translated from the exons ATGTCGGTTCGCACGCGGACAGGATTTTACCGTCAGGAGGTAAACAAAACGGCATGGGAGGTTCCAGAGCGATACCGCGAGCTAAAGCAGGTGGGGACTGGCGCCTATGGGACAGTATG CTCTGCCCAGGACCGCAGGACTGGTGTGAGGGTGGCCATCAAGAAGCTCCACAGACCTTTCCAGTCAAAGCTCTTCGCCAAGAGGGCCTACAGAGAGCTCCGGCTCCTCAAGCACATGAAGCACGAAAAT GTGATTGGACTGCTGGATGTGTTCACTTCTGAGATCTCATTGGACAGGTTTCATGACTT TTACCTGGTAATGCCATTCATGGGTACTGATCTGGGGAAACTGATGAAGATGGAGAGATTGTCACAGGACAGGGTGCAATTCCTTGTCTATCAAATCCTGAAAGGACTCAAG TATATCCACTCTGCAGGGATCATCCACAGG GATCTCAAACCTGGAAATTTGTCTGTCAACGAAGACTGTGAGCTGAAGGTACTACATATACGTATTGCTACCAGACCTGTGATAAGCACTGTGCTCTCCCTGTtcagtctcactctctctcgatTTAACTGA